A window of Diospyros lotus cultivar Yz01 chromosome 14, ASM1463336v1, whole genome shotgun sequence contains these coding sequences:
- the LOC127790625 gene encoding uncharacterized protein LOC127790625 → MDPPPNHPTATGHPDSAASSPPSHHNESLPLVPGAKLRLVCSYGGHIIPRPHDKALCYVGGDTRMVVMERSSSLADLSARLSHTLLDGRKFTLKYQLPTEDLDSLISVATDEDLQNMIEEYDRISLSPAEPKLSRLRLFLFFSKPETVVSMGSLLDDAKSETWFVDALNGAALIPRGLSDSAAMEGLLELDNGDVDAQNELADAKKRVKNGQEVMDTSSSFGSSSSTPSMANLPPITVRDEDAQMVGLHEHFSHLAAASGAVQKQDEELALLAGHPPLLSTVNIAATGASYSTAVPGELGSRILSDDERSDGGAPTGLRKPPLPLQVQKKTVDAYNLPSPDSRLGGGFNLPSPDSVASDSSIASLSSLSKHPVFQDPTHVTATNDTMSNILDPSPQTHIQQVQDPAYALPPQQTHQQFVHSTAHYVHHPAAAAQVPISSYYQMYAPSSQQQLHHQIDQQYYLLPVAQTQVNPAYNFPPQANIADATAVASSRPPLPPTSTMVAPSAVYKEAVPPIYPAKAAAPALLQVPGNQFQQQYVGVAQMHHPSQPTAAASAAGANYGVEYNAHPTHDQFYYAQHPAPPQYQTMTTTAAALFSQASAAQLLADNSSQQIRTSQPL, encoded by the exons ATCTCTGCCACTGGTTCCCGGGGCCAAGCTGCGGCTCGTGTGCAGCTACGGCGGCCACATTATCCCCCGTCCCCACGACAAAGCGCTCTGCTACGTCGGCGGAGACACCCGCATGGTGGTGATGGAGCGGAGCTCCTCCCTGGCCGACCTCTCCGCCCGCCTCTCCCACACCCTCCTCGACGGCAGGAAGTTCACTCTCAAGTACCAGCTCCCCACCGAAGATCTCGACTCGCTCATCTCCGTCGCCACCGACGAGGATCTGCAGAACATGATCGAAGAATACGACCGGATCAGCTTGAGTCCGGCGGAGCCGAAGCTTTCTCGCCTCCGCTTGTTCCTCTTCTTTTCCAAGCCTGAAACTGTGGTTTCCATGGGATCTCTACTCGACGACGCCAAGTCCGAGACATGGTTCGTTGACGCGCTGAACGGCGCTGCCCTAATTCCCAGAGGGCTCTCCGACTCGGCCGCCATGGAAGGCCTGCTGGAGCTTGATAACGGAGACGTGGATGCCCAGAACGAACTCGCCGACGCCAAGAAGCGAGTGAAAAATGGCCAGGAGGTCATGGACACCAGTTCGTCATTTGGATCGAGCTCTTCCACTCCTTCAATGGCGAACTTGCCTCCGATCACGGTGAGAGATGAAGACGCCCAGATGGTTGGGTTGCACGAACACTTTTCGCATTTGGCTGCTGCTTCCGGTGCTGTTCAAAAGCAAGACGAAGAGTTGGCACTTTTGGCAGGTCATCCGCCGCTGCTTTCCACCGTTAATATCGCCGCCACCGGAGCTAGCTATTCCACGGCCGTTCCCGGCGAGCTCGGAAGCAGAATTCTGTCTGATGATGAGAGGTCTGATGGGGGGGCGCCGACGGGCCTGAGGAAACCTCCATTGCCGCTGCAAGTACAAAAGAAGACTGTTGATGCTTACAATTTGCCGTCGCCTGATTCCAGACTTGGCGGGGGTTTCAATCTGCCATCGCCTGATTCAGTAGCAAG TGATTCAAGTATTGCATCTCTATCTTCTCTGTCAAAGCACCCAGTTTTCCAGGATCCGACCCATGTGACAGCCACCAATGATACCATGTCCAATATCTTGGATCCAAGCCCTCAAACCCATATCCAACAAGTTCAGGATCCAGCCTACGCGCTGCCCCCGCAGCAAACTCATCAACAATTTGTCCACTCAACCGCACATTATGTCCACCACCCTGCAGCCGCCGCTCAAGTCCCAATCTCATCTTACTATCAAATGTATGCTCCTTCGTCGCAGCAACAGCTCCACCACCAAATCGACCAGCAATATTACCTATTACCAGTTGCCCAAACCCAAGTTAACCCAGCCTACAACTTCCCTCCACAGGCTAATATCGCCGACGCCACGGCGGTGGCCTCCAGCCGGCCGCCGCTGCCTCCAACTTCCACCATGGTTGCTCCCTCAGCGGTTTACAAAGAAGCTGTTCCACCAATTTACCCGGCAAAGGCTGCTGCTCCGGCTCTACTCCAAGTTCCCGGCAATCAGTTTCAACAGCAATATGTGGGCGTTGCTCAAATGCACCACCCATCTCAGCCCACTGCTGCAGCTTCTGCGGCCGGTGCTAATTATGGTGTTGAATACAATGCTCATCCAACGCATGATCAGTTTTACTATGCTCAGCACCCGGCGCCGCCCCAGTATCAGACCATGACCACAACTGCGGCGGCGTTGTTTTCGCAGGCTTCGGCAGCGCAGTTGCTGGCGGACAACTCTTCTCAGCAGATCAGAACCTCGCAACCGTTATAG